In Capricornis sumatraensis isolate serow.1 chromosome 2, serow.2, whole genome shotgun sequence, the DNA window TGAAACCACAGACTGAGCCAGGAGAGGATGTGAAAAAGAGAGCATCCTTCAAAATACTGATGTCCTTCAGGGAAGCATGCACAGCGACATTTCTTGGCTGGCATAAACTACGTGAAAAGCTTCACACTCGCACTGTGCTTGTGTCTCTAAGCATAGTCTGTTGAATGTCTTGCCGATGTCAGCGTTTTCCGTAGTATTCATAGAAGCCTCCCTCCTAGTCCTGCTTCTGAGGTCATCTGCTCACCTGTGCCTAtctatcttctctctctctgctccgcTACACACTCAGGCgttagagagacagaaagagttcTTTGATTCCGTAAGGAGTGAACGAGACGATCTTAGAGAAGAAGTAGTCACGCTGAAAGAGGAATTAAAGGTATGAAGCCAAAGTacggtttaaaaagaaaaaaaaggcaacagcAGCAGCTCCAAGATTCTCAAGAATGAGTGTGTGTGGACAGTGGTGTTCATTAATTTTATGACGTTGATTTTTGTTCCATTAGTAAAATCAAATTGTGGGTTGACTGACTCCAGAGAGACAAGTGAAGTCTGTACATCCTGTGGGGGCATGCCCATTGCCTGTCAATGTTTACAAGCATATCTGATCTTGAAAGCAATTCTGATTTCCAAGAATTTCTTTTGATAAGCTGTCTAAATTTTTTCTCAAACTCATTAGTAAATTCTCCACAACATTACTCCAAGTTAGAGTAGCTCTTTGTtccatataaatacacatatcaaGGCTGGACCGTAAGGACCTTTCTAGCTGAACAGTGTATAGGTGTCACTAGTCAGACTgggagatctcatggactgttGGAAGTTCTGCATCCTGTCTGGGCCACATCTAGGGTCTTCTGCTGCCGGCTggatgctgagtgaaataaaccaATAGGCAGCAGTGGGGTCAGAGCTCTGGGTGGACTCTCGGCACCATAGGAGGCAGTATTGAGTCTAGGGGTTGTGGTCACGGActggctcctgcattgccaaCAGAAACATCAAAGGTCAAGGCCAGAACTGTAAGCCAGAAGGGTCAGAGCTCAGAGTCACAGAGCTCCTCCTCACCAGGGTGTGCATACACATGGAGGGTTGGGGAATTCCTCCGAAGCAGAAGAGAAAGTGCTGTAGAtggcaggagggcaggagggagagggtggttcAGGGTGAAGCGGGTATCCTGGCATTGTGAAGTGCAGCTGAGTTTAAAGTGCTTTGCTGTGTgaaagaaagtgtgaaagtgaaagtcactcagtagtgtctgactctttgtgactcatggactatacagtccgtggaattctccaggccagaatactggagtggtagcctttcccttctccagggggtcttcccaacccaggtctcccacattgcaggcagattctttaccagctgagccaccagggaagctacgaAGTGAGCACAAATTGTATTTCTTTGGAAACAGCAGACATTCCAGCCAAGGTTCACCGCCCCTTTCAAAACACGTACATATAtctttctttacctctgtgcctcCTTTTAAAGAACACAACCGGGGTTCTAGAGGTCAAGACCCTTTTATGGCAATGTGCTTCACATTCCACTTTCTGGCCGCCTGCAGTTAAAAAAGGATGCTGGCTGAAAGCGTTTTATCACCAGGCCATTAAGACATGGATGGGAACATGTAAGAAAGAAGGGCCCTTGGAGGAAGACTTCCCAGACTTGTGTGTGTTGATGGAATATTTCCAGGGGTGGAGCCTAGCAATTCTCTATTTCTGTAGCATTTTCCTCTGCTTAGGGAAAAGTGAGGTTTCTTACAATTACTGTTTATAAAACAAAGTTTAACCATGTATCACTTAGTGAGTATTACGATGAGCCTGTTTTTATTCCCAGAAACATGGAATAATACTAAATTCAGAAATAGCTACCAACGGAGAGACGCCAGACACTCTGAATAGCATTGCCTCTCAAGGTTCCACAAAAATGACTAAGGAAGAGCTGAGCGCCCTCAAGGCGACGGGGGACGGGGCCCTCGGTAAGTTCGTGCTTCCCTTTGACCCTTCCACCTTCCGGTCAGCCCTGGTCCACCTCCGTGCACTGGTGGAGCTGACGCGGTCACCACTGATTGATTAACCGTCACCCAGCATGCCCTGCATTCTGTCCTTCACGGGAACCGCCTCACCACCCAGTGCTGCCACCCACGCGTGCTGTCTGGCGTGTACTTCTGTTCATTGCTCACCACCAAAGGCTCAAGAATatgtttcttttgcttctcaAAGCTACCAGTGAGACTGTGAATACACGGGAAACAATCTCAAAATTCAGTGACAGTGTTGACATTTCTATTAGGTTCTCCTTGGTTATGTGCCGAATATGGCGTTGTCACTTACTCTGTTACAGAATTGTCAAAAGAGCAGAATAGCAGCGGCTGTACAGTGAGTTAGTTGACCATTTCTGCAAGCCGATGCTGCAAGTCCTGCGCACCGTTAAGCATTTGGAGAGCCTGAGGTGCCTGTGGACAGTAtagatggacagggagccctgggtggtggggaggtggacagggagccctggggtgTGAGTGTGGTTGGTGCGGACAGCTTTCCTTATAAACAGGAGTCTGAGTCTGTCTGCCCATTTGTCAGAGGTGATGTTCGTTTGTATGTCCTGTTTTTACTTCTGAAGGAGTATAAACTGAGGAACCCAATAGATAGTAGGTATGTGTAATACAGTTTGCAGATATCTGGAAAGATTCACCAGTTAATATTTGTCATAATACCTGGCTTTGGTCAGCATCTGATGGACAGCCTGAAATTGTAGCTGGCAAATAAGGTCTCCCTTGCAACCGGTGATCAGTTGCGTTTCAGCTTCTCACAGTGAGGCTGGGACAAGGTCAGGGACCAGGGCTTTCATTTCCATTTGGAAGGTTCTCCATGGAAGTGGACAAAACTGTAGGCCCAGCTTCCCAGGTCTGCCTTTCCAGAAGGTGCTTCATTATCTGATGGCTATTCAAGAACCACAGCTCTTTTCATCGTGTTGAAGTTACTGAAAGAAAGTAAACTGATGAATGTCCATCCTCCCTTTACGTTCCTACCTGAGCAGCTAGGATTCATCCTGCTGCtcttatacattttataaatccTTGATAACTGCTGTGGAACAAACACTGAAAGAACAAGAAACATCTATTTTGTGTATTCACATAGTTTTGCATCGTATATCCCTGTTAGTAAAGAACTGTGGGAACTTCCAAATatgtaacatttatttttcatttgtatgtgTAATATTTGATTAATATAAAATGTACATTGTAAAACAGGCACAATGCTAGAGATTTTTAAGGGGTGAAACAAAGGTGACTGTAAATGGAATCTTGCTTGTCTGTCCACTTTCCCTGGAGACTGCTGGTCCTAAGTCACCAAGCTGTGACTTTCAGTGACGTGGCAGCTCCTACACTGGGGTGTTGTTTGTGTTGGGAACCCAAAAGGTAATTCTTCATTTCAAAGCAGTAACAGATTCTTTCATTCCTAAGTCTTTAATTGATGAATGGTTTATGTGTGACTAAGTGGTCTCTCGATTGGAGGCATTGGCTCCCGCCCCCCAGGAAAGGAGCAGAGATGTGGGAGGCACAGCCTGCTTCCCCAGGAAGACAGGGATTAGGGGCGGAGGTGGAGTTCTCTTTACCTCCACGAGCTGTTTCCAAAGTGGCTCCCTGGAGATGGACCTCGAGGCTGAGTTTCTTCAGGTGAACTGAATGTTTCTTTTCGAAACGATCTGAAGGCTGCTCTTAGAGCTGGGTGATGTGCAGTGCAGTTCAACAGCTGGAAGAGTAGGCGTGGTCCCCTTGTGCCTCCAGAAAGGAGAACAGGGACCACAGACCTTGAGTCATTCTGAAACCCCTCATCTTGGACAGCTGGGCTGTCTGATCCGGAGCGCTTCCTTGTCTGTTAAAAGTCCCCCTTCGAGAGTCCGTTCACCCCACATGGCACCAGCAGCCCCTCTGGCCCCTGATGTGGCGGCAGCAGCCTCCGCTGACCCAGCGTTTGCTCACGCGATGGCTGCTTTGCCGCCCAGAACTGGCAAAGGCTTCTGTCCGCgtgcttctctgatggctctctCTCTCTAGGAGCGGGGTTGGCTGGGAAAGAGAACATGTGTTTACGCTGTAATTTGTGTTGTATGGTCAACCACATCATGGGGTCCCTTCAATTTTCTCAATGGTCTTTTAGGAAGAGCCAATGAAGTGGAGGTGAAAAATGAAATGGTGGAGCGTGAGGGGAAAAGAGCAGTCTTGCAGAGCACTGAGCAAAGACAGCACAAGGAGGACCCGGGAGAGAGCTGTGCGGACCCAGAGGCGTCACATCCTGGTGACAGTGCCGAGGACCAGAGCGCCTCTGCGGACGGAGCCCCCTCCCCGGGAACATTAGTCAGCTCCGAGAGCGAGGGAGAGGCTCAAAGCCGAATTCTGGAAGCCACTTCCTTTCCTGCAGACATCCAGCAGGTTGAGTCAAGTGAGGTCATAGACCGCGAACCAGTTGGTGAAATCCCAGATCCTGGGATCGGGCAGGGCAGTGGTAATGCTTTGGATATCGAAAACCAAAGGGAAGAATCTGCTAAGGAAcgggagaaagagaaacaggaagatTTGGAGGCCGACTTGGAAGAGATGAGCACAAAACCATGTCAGGAGTCTGCTCCTCCGCAGATATCTGAGGCTGGAAGGGAGGGCAGTGCAGACCCTAGCAAGCAGAGTGGGAGCCCCACAAAGGCTGAGCCCGAGGCAGGGCTCACTGGGCTGGGGGCGCAGGGGGGCACTGCAGCCTCAAGTCCTCTAAGCAGTACTGATGACCCAGGGAGTCACCATGAAAAATGCCTGGTAGACGCCCGGGAGGGGTCAGACCCCAGCGCAGGGCAGGATGTAGAGAAAGAACTTGCCAACCGGGAGGTGGCTGAGCCCAGGGAGGCCCCAGTTCAGAGCACAGAGGCAGGCGGGGAgaacaaggaggaggaggaggatgaaggaAGGAACTTAAGGGAGGAGAAACCAATTGAGCCAGAGGTCCAAACCAGCCCTCGTTCTCCAGAAGCCGAAAGCAGTCCCCAGGAGGTGACGGACCCGAGGGTGGAAGATGCTGAAAGTGAGCCCCTGGATGTGAAAGACCCCAACGAGGAGAATGACCAACGGGGAGAGGCACCAGATTCGTCGCAGAAGAAgacaaagaacaagaaaaagaaaaacaagaagaaaaaatccCCGGCGCCTGTAGAGATCAAAGATGTTCAGAATGAGTTAACATTTCAGAACCCAGGTTTAAGTGAAGTAAAAGAAGAGCAGgggaaagacactgatgaaaaaccAGTTGTAGATGCCCAGAACGAGGCCACTGAGAACCCAAAACAGAACAGTGTAGCAGAGAGCAGTGAAAACAGTGATGGTCCAGAAAATCCTAAAGTTGAATTGGATGGAAAACTTGACCAAGacgatgctgctgtgaacactaaGGCTGGTGGAGACACGTTGGGTTTTGAAGATAATGTAATTCAGTCGCCAGGCACCAGTAATAAAGAATCAGACGAAGGTGCTGTAAGAGGTGAGGCTGAGGAAGATGACAGTGCTCCCAGCAGTCCTCCAGGTCCAGAGAATATAGAGGTGCCCAGCAGCGCCCCGCTCGAAGATGGAAGTCCCACGAAGGACATTAACGATGCCTCTCAAACAGAAAGCGCAGAAGGGCACGTGACGTCAGAGAATCTAGGTCAGACAGTCAGAGAGTTTTCAGATAGCATTGATCTAGAGAACGATGGCCTGGCAGCAGCAGACGAGGTGGGGGACTTTAattcagaaagcaaggaagagaaGACAGGTGGGACCGGGAAGGGCAGAAACAAAGAGGACTGCACCATGTCGTAGGTCCGGGCAGGGTCCTGGGGAGGGGCCAGGACTGCACAGCAAGTCAGCTGGGAGAGACTCGGAGAATGTTCTAGACCGGTGTAGATCCACCGAATGCCAATCAGCCACCAGGTTATCCACCCCTTCAAGCTATACAGACTGTTACCTGTaggtttctatttcttcattgaAATGATCACCCCGATGAGAAGGACTCTTCTGCTATCAGAGCAAGTTCTAACGGGGAGCATTCCAGAAGTGTCAGACAGAGATGTATACTGTTCTGTTTCTGCTTAAAATCAAAATCCAAACATTTAGCTTTTGCCTTAAGCTGATGTGAATGTGCATATTCTTGACCAAATGTATCAGCATCTAACTGAAAGGACCAGATAGTATCCTGAGATTTCCACATTATAATTTAAGTGGTCTCGTTTAAACATATGTGCGTTCATATTTGATTTTGATATGTATAATATAACCTGtatgctattttatttaaaaaacataaacagCAAAGCAGTGTATAGGTCACTGAGACATGAGATTTGCACcttaggaaaataatttatcaCATGAGGGATAACAAATAGCTTACTTGCCTTTACCTCGTACAAGTATCTTATATTGGACCAATACTTTTCGAATTCATTCTTGAGGATACCTGAATTTATTTTGTAGGAGATTTTGACTTTGTGCCAATTATGTACCAAAGTTATTTTATACAAAGACTTTTTTTTGTTCTGGAAGAGATATATGTTGTAATTGCATTTCCTACTGCAGTATTTGGGCAGGGAGAAtcatttctgaaatttatttttttaaccttcaaaTTAGTTCTCTTTGTATTTGTCTAATCATTATTCAGTAGAGCAACACAAAAGGACCCTTGTGCAAACTGCTGAGTAGAGTCTAACAGGATACTTTTAATAGTTGAATCACTTTGGGTATTTtggtataaatattttcatttgttgtttttcagtataTTCTTAGTGAAAATTTGTTGTTTTGATCCtcctaaacaaaatatattttttctatatgaagaaacatttaaaaataattgtaaagttaaataaaaatcattGTAAAATATTACAAAGGGATGTCCAGTATGAATGCTGTTGACACTTTATGAGATCACATGACTTCGTATTGTTGTTACAAGGTATAATTGAGTGCAAAAAAGACCAAAACCCTCAACAAAACTTGAGGCAAACGGAAGTGTTACTTTGTCattgaaataaagacattttataattttacaagCCTGTGATTTCACTCTTGTGCTACTTGAATTCTGGTTGTGGCTACATAATGCTATCTTTAACCTACTTTCATCTACTTCTGGGTTGCTAATTCCCAGTCGGGGTTCTGTGGAGAACTCCTGCTTCATGGCCTTTGCCGGTAGTGAACAGCTCTGCTCCTGGCATCCAACCTGGAGCCGGTGTTGGACCGTCCTTGAGCAAGATCTTTTCCTCAGAGAATCTCCTGTGAGCTGTGGTTCTGATGAAGAGCTCAGTTGAGAAAAGTCTCCATCCCGTGCTTAGGGGTGCTTACAGGTGCCGACATTTAGACTGTTTCGAAGAGGATGATGGGAATTTCAAATAAACACTGACTATTTCTGCATCCTCTCCTGAAGCAGGGGACAATGGGACGGACCAGTTCTGTCCACTTATGCCGCGTGCATAGGAAACTAGGAGGCCTTCTAGACCGTCGGGACCGAGGGCCGCCACAGACTTGCAAGTTGGTGTCTCTAACTTTAGCAAAGCTGTGCTCGGACTGGAATGCACTCTGTGAAGCAGCCCTCTTTCCTACTTTTTAAGGCCTCTGGGGAAGTGATTCAAGAGCTGAACTCACTCCATGGTGAGCTCATAAAAGCCTTTTAAGGTCTTTCCTCTGCTTCTCGTGTTATTCAACAGCACATTTAAGGGCACTGCAATACACTTCCCATCCCGCATCTGTCTCAACTGTTCACTCCTGCATTTAATCAGTGAACATGTAGATCACCTCCTATATGGAAGGTGCTGGGAGCAAGCACATAGGACCAGCCTCTAGGGGTACAGGAGCTGAGAATTTGAAAGGGAGCAAAAGAGAAGACAAGGATTCTAAAGGGTCAAACGAGTCTTGATCATCTAAAAGCATTCATTATGAACATCAATGACTCTACTCCGAGGACGAGATGATGTTGCAGCCTCACCCAGTAATTGATGCGAAGGCCCCTGAATTACCAAGAAATGGTTGCCTCTGGCATATTTGGTGTTGGAAGGCATGGGAGTATtgagttggcccaaaagttcatctGAGTTTTTCTGTACCGTCTTATGGAAAAACTGGAATGAACTTTTCGCCCAACCTAATATATAAGGCAATTTGGAAAGATCGCAATGTCAAACGAGTCACACTCAGAAAAGAATCCAAAGGTTACCCGCCAAACACATCCCCAGAGTAACCTGGACCGCTGAGGTTTCACTATAATGTGGACAGAGAAAAACACGGGTCACTGATTCTTTAAATCAAAAAGCCGGGATATTTTTCAGCCTCAAACCAGAACATAGTGGCTGTGTGTAAAAGGTTAATCTTCCTTTCAAAGTATAAGTAAGtata includes these proteins:
- the LRRFIP1 gene encoding leucine-rich repeat flightless-interacting protein 1 isoform X3; translation: MTNPAAAQNQEIDCLSPEAQRLAEARLAAKRAARAEAREIRMKELERQQKEEDSERYSHRSRRNTSASDEDERMSVGSRGSLRVEERPEKDFTEKGSRSLPGLSAATLASLGGTSSRRGSGDTSISIDTEASIREIKDSLAEVEEKYKKAMVSNAQLDNEKTNFMYQVDTLKDMLLELEEQLAESRRQYEEKSKEFEREKHAHSILQFQFAEVKEALKQREEMLEKHGIILNSEIATNGETPDTLNSIASQGSTKMTKEELSALKATGDGALGRANEVEVKNEMVEREGKRAVLQSTEQRQHKEDPGESCADPEASHPGDSAEDQSASADGAPSPGTLVSSESEGEAQSRILEATSFPADIQQVESSEVIDREPVDPSKQSGSPTKAEPEAGLTGLGAQGGTAASSPLSSTDDPGSHHEKCLVDAREGSDPSAGQDVEKELANREVAEPREAPVQSTEAGGENKEEEEDEGRNLREEKPIEPEVQTSPRSPEAESSPQEVTDPRVEDAESEPLDVKDPNEENDQRGEAPDSSQKKTKNKKKKNKKKKSPAPVEIKDVQNELTFQNPGLSEVKEEQGKDTDEKPVVDAQNEATENPKQNSVAESSENSDGPENPKVELDGKLDQDDAAVNTKAGGDTLGFEDNVIQSPGTSNKESDEGAVRGEAEEDDSAPSSPPGPENIEVPSSAPLEDGSPTKDINDASQTESAEGHVTSENLGQTVREFSDSIDLENDGLAAADEVGDFNSESKEEKTGGTGKGRNKEDCTMS
- the LRRFIP1 gene encoding leucine-rich repeat flightless-interacting protein 1 isoform X1, whose protein sequence is MTNPAAAQNQEIDCLSPEAQRLAEARLAAKRAARAEAREIRMKELERQQKEVEERPEKDFTEKGSRSLPGLSAATLASLGGTSSRRGSGDTSISIDTEASIREIKELNELKDQIQDVEGKYMQGLKEMKDSLAEVEEKYKKAMVSNAQLDNEKTNFMYQVDTLKDMLLELEEQLAESRRQYEEKSKEFEREKHAHSILQFQFAEVKEALKQREEMLEKHGIILNSEIATNGETPDTLNSIASQGSTKMTKEELSALKATGDGALGRANEVEVKNEMVEREGKRAVLQSTEQRQHKEDPGESCADPEASHPGDSAEDQSASADGAPSPGTLVSSESEGEAQSRILEATSFPADIQQVESSEVIDREPVGEIPDPGIGQGSGNALDIENQREESAKEREKEKQEDLEADLEEMSTKPCQESAPPQISEAGREGSADPSKQSGSPTKAEPEAGLTGLGAQGGTAASSPLSSTDDPGSHHEKCLVDAREGSDPSAGQDVEKELANREVAEPREAPVQSTEAGGENKEEEEDEGRNLREEKPIEPEVQTSPRSPEAESSPQEVTDPRVEDAESEPLDVKDPNEENDQRGEAPDSSQKKTKNKKKKNKKKKSPAPVEIKDVQNELTFQNPGLSEVKEEQGKDTDEKPVVDAQNEATENPKQNSVAESSENSDGPENPKVELDGKLDQDDAAVNTKAGGDTLGFEDNVIQSPGTSNKESDEGAVRGEAEEDDSAPSSPPGPENIEVPSSAPLEDGSPTKDINDASQTESAEGHVTSENLGQTVREFSDSIDLENDGLAAADEVGDFNSESKEEKTGGTGKGRNKEDCTMS
- the LRRFIP1 gene encoding leucine-rich repeat flightless-interacting protein 1 isoform X2: MTNPAAAQNQEIDCLSPEAQRLAEARLAAKRAARAEAREIRMKELERQQKEEDSERYSHRSRRNTSASDEDERMSVGSRGSLRVEERPEKDFTEKGSRSLPGLSAATLASLGGTSSRRGSGDTSISIDTEASIREIKELNELKDQIQDVEGKYMQGLKEMKDSLAEVEEKYKKAMVSNAQLDNEKTNFMYQVDTLKDMLLELEEQLAESRRQYEEKSKEFEREKHAHSILQFQFAEVKEALKQREEMLEKHGIILNSEIATNGETPDTLNSIASQGSTKMTKEELSALKATGDGALGRANEVEVKNEMVEREGKRAVLQSTEQRQHKEDPGESCADPEASHPGDSAEDQSASADGAPSPGTLVSSESEGEAQSRILEATSFPADIQQVESSEVIDREPVDPSKQSGSPTKAEPEAGLTGLGAQGGTAASSPLSSTDDPGSHHEKCLVDAREGSDPSAGQDVEKELANREVAEPREAPVQSTEAGGENKEEEEDEGRNLREEKPIEPEVQTSPRSPEAESSPQEVTDPRVEDAESEPLDVKDPNEENDQRGEAPDSSQKKTKNKKKKNKKKKSPAPVEIKDVQNELTFQNPGLSEVKEEQGKDTDEKPVVDAQNEATENPKQNSVAESSENSDGPENPKVELDGKLDQDDAAVNTKAGGDTLGFEDNVIQSPGTSNKESDEGAVRGEAEEDDSAPSSPPGPENIEVPSSAPLEDGSPTKDINDASQTESAEGHVTSENLGQTVREFSDSIDLENDGLAAADEVGDFNSESKEEKTGGTGKGRNKEDCTMS
- the LRRFIP1 gene encoding leucine-rich repeat flightless-interacting protein 1 isoform X4, which encodes MTNPAAAQNQEIDCLSPEAQRLAEARLAAKRAARAEAREIRMKELERQQKEDSLAEVEEKYKKAMVSNAQLDNEKTNFMYQVDTLKDMLLELEEQLAESRRQYEEKSKEFEREKHAHSILQFQFAEVKEALKQREEMLEKHGIILNSEIATNGETPDTLNSIASQGSTKMTKEELSALKATGDGALGRANEVEVKNEMVEREGKRAVLQSTEQRQHKEDPGESCADPEASHPGDSAEDQSASADGAPSPGTLVSSESEGEAQSRILEATSFPADIQQVESSEVIDREPVGEIPDPGIGQGSGNALDIENQREESAKEREKEKQEDLEADLEEMSTKPCQESAPPQISEAGREGSADPSKQSGSPTKAEPEAGLTGLGAQGGTAASSPLSSTDDPGSHHEKCLVDAREGSDPSAGQDVEKELANREVAEPREAPVQSTEAGGENKEEEEDEGRNLREEKPIEPEVQTSPRSPEAESSPQEVTDPRVEDAESEPLDVKDPNEENDQRGEAPDSSQKKTKNKKKKNKKKKSPAPVEIKDVQNELTFQNPGLSEVKEEQGKDTDEKPVVDAQNEATENPKQNSVAESSENSDGPENPKVELDGKLDQDDAAVNTKAGGDTLGFEDNVIQSPGTSNKESDEGAVRGEAEEDDSAPSSPPGPENIEVPSSAPLEDGSPTKDINDASQTESAEGHVTSENLGQTVREFSDSIDLENDGLAAADEVGDFNSESKEEKTGGTGKGRNKEDCTMS
- the LRRFIP1 gene encoding leucine-rich repeat flightless-interacting protein 1 isoform X5; amino-acid sequence: MTNPAAAQNQEIDCLSPEAQRLAEARLAAKRAARAEAREIRMKELERQQKEVEERPEKDFTEKGSRSLPGLSAATLASLGGTSSRRGSGDTSISIDTEASIREIKDSLAEVEEKYKKAMVSNAQLDNEKTNFMYQVDTLKDMLLELEEQLAESRRQYEEKSKEFEREKHAHSILQFQFAEVKEALKQREEMLEKHGIILNSEIATNGETPDTLNSIASQGSTKMTKEELSALKATGDGALGRANEVEVKNEMVEREGKRAVLQSTEQRQHKEDPGESCADPEASHPGDSAEDQSASADGAPSPGTLVSSESEGEAQSRILEATSFPADIQQVESSEVIDREPVDPSKQSGSPTKAEPEAGLTGLGAQGGTAASSPLSSTDDPGSHHEKCLVDAREGSDPSAGQDVEKELANREVAEPREAPVQSTEAGGENKEEEEDEGRNLREEKPIEPEVQTSPRSPEAESSPQEVTDPRVEDAESEPLDVKDPNEENDQRGEAPDSSQKKTKNKKKKNKKKKSPAPVEIKDVQNELTFQNPGLSEVKEEQGKDTDEKPVVDAQNEATENPKQNSVAESSENSDGPENPKVELDGKLDQDDAAVNTKAGGDTLGFEDNVIQSPGTSNKESDEGAVRGEAEEDDSAPSSPPGPENIEVPSSAPLEDGSPTKDINDASQTESAEGHVTSENLGQTVREFSDSIDLENDGLAAADEVGDFNSESKEEKTGGTGKGRNKEDCTMS